In Balaenoptera acutorostrata chromosome 3, mBalAcu1.1, whole genome shotgun sequence, the genomic stretch taaataaacctaatatgataaggcctgtaagaagaaaattagaaaactgtttaaattttaaacgaattaaaatgacaaagttttaaaattcacttcttcgggtgctctgtagccacacgtggctggcgACTGCTGTACAGGACAGCGCATTCTTAGAGCCCTATGGTTACAGGACACTGGGAATGTGTTTTCAAAGTTGATGACAGAAAAGTATGACATATGGTGATCAGCAAGACTTCTGAgcctaaaaatattgggttggccaaaaagtttgtttggttagtgaatatattgttcaataaaatgcttggtgaaaatgaaaactgtgtcttttatttttccttaaaaccaaatgaactttttggccaacccaatagtttacatttggttagaattctgtggggaggaacgtggaaatacataaattttctgcggttgtgcctgtatttttctttaatgaatggtggtgagtactggatcactgtggtattttaggatcccattgtttatatttaaaagattacAAGACATGTCAcccaatcaaaattattttaaggggcacgtgggcccaagtgtgaagactgctatcttaagggtacttttaagtatttttcttccatggatacttaaattgcattttttctcctttcagcgaGAAAAGATTCCAGAGGAATACTTCGAGCATGATCCTGAACACGAATTCATTTACAGATTTGTTTATACTCTTTTTAGTGCCGCACTGCTAACTGCTGAATGTGCAGTAGTAACTttggtaagatattttttctttcataaagcatctgtagaaatttctgtcttgtacacatggtatggtcctgtttttcccaaatgaaagtaggttcctgaaatgatcattagaactttattaagagaaagctatcaaaagaaagtaaagtatacacatttgagctttaataatcattatgatttaaaatgttgccattgcttttctcatcacaaaacaattgctattaaaggcagcaggagagatttctggtttctccttccaCACCTGAGGGGACACATGCACGCACAGTGCACACACAGACGACGCATGTTGTGGTGGTAGGGCGGGGCAATAACTGAACGCTCTGGTCCACAGGCAGAAACAGGTTCCGGGTAGTTTGAAGCTGAGTCCCAGACTGTACTGCCTAGGCAGTTCTAATGTGTGTCctgattgagaactactgccctcaGTTCTCTGTTCCTTGGGTAATGGATAATGGTGTTAACCATCCCTGCTGTCCTCTTATTGCCTGCATGTGAAGTTGCCCAGGACTAGGGTGCCAGTAGGACTTCAGAAGGCTTTACTCTAGTTAGCCTGCTAAGCTACAGCTGTGTAAGGACCTTTTTGTCATCCATTCCTAATTCCTATGgtaagattttatcatttgaataataaatcatattcaagtGAGAGATAGTTGGGATTGTTTTACTCCTCCCTATAGCAAACCTGTAGGGGGGAAAGTCAGCTGCGTGGTCTGCAGGGAAGGGATACTTAGGCCACTCACTGCCTGCTCCTATCAAGGCAGAATTTAGGACAGGAGGCTTGTCCTTTTGAAAAGAGACCCCTCAGTGGGTACTGGATCAGACACAGGCCTTTTCTTGGAGCTACAGGCCACTTGGAGTGCTTAGCACATGCTTGAGAGAGGCAGGAATGGTGCTTGCATATGGAGAGCTAGGAAATGCAGGAAGGAGAGTATTTGGGTTGGAAGAGGGGCATTTCTTTGTAGACAAGTTAAGCTTGATGTACCTGCGAGACAGCAGAATGGCAGTGTCTAGTAATCATTTGAATATATGGGATTGGAGCATGAATCTGAGCTAGAGGGAGGGAATTAAGTGTAGCTGTTCAAATGCagagaaagtatgtaaaataaaaagtgggtagAAGATAGATCTGTAGGGACTGTCAGCACTTAAGGGACAGATCCCCAGAGGAGTGGCTACAGTGGTAGGAAACCCAGCAGAGAACCCTAAGAGGCACCAGGAGAGGTTCAAGAAGGAGAGTATGGTCCAAACGCTAAATGCTACCAAGAAGTTGCTCATGTCATAAATACCATGTCactgaatacctactctgtgtcacttttctacatgtggggggtggaggagagaacaagttggataaataaagttcttgcctttatggagcaagtgtggaagacgtaaaatttttttttttttttttttaatcggagtacagttgatttacagtgttgtgttagtttcaggtgtatagcaaagtataagtgttttttttaatgagtgtgttttaaaagatgactatttcaagtagtggtaaaaaccatgaagagaaagcaaggtaaagggataaagtgattagaggggcttactagaaagctcaggaagagcctctttaaagaggtaatgtttGAACCCAGGACCTGGCTGAACTGAGGAAGATCAGGTACGCTGGCATTACGGGCAGAGGGGACACGTGCAAGGCTCTGAGACAGGAACTTGTTCTGTGTgttcaaggaaaagcaaggtgGCCATTGTGATCCGAGcggggaatgagggaaagagcatAGGTGATGAGGTCACGGAAGGACAAGGCCGTACCGCACAGGGCCTCGTAACTTGCAGGCCACGGGAAGAAGGTATTTGTTTGATGGGAAACCTCTGGCAGATCTGGAGCAGGCGCATAAAGTACTCTTAATTTAAGAGGCTCTCctggctgctttggggagaacagactgtagtctgttgggaggcagagaagttAGGCAGTGGCAGCGATACAAGtcagaagtgacagacagaaAAGCGGTCAGGGTACCAGTGAAGGTAGAGATAACAAGAAGTTCTAACAGATTGGAGCAGGATACACTCAAGTGCAGGTTTTTGGTCTCAGCGACTGGGCGTGTGGCAGTACTCTTTCATTTATGAGGGAAGGCCTGGGGAGTGGAGCTCTGGGACGAAGAGCTCTGGGTTGTTTGTGTGAAGGCACCGGTGACCACGGCAAGAGTAGTCTCTGTAGAGTGGTAGCAGCAGGAGGCTGACTGAAGTGGGttaaggagaggatgggagatgagGAGCTGGCCTCAGCCCTGAGGACGCCGTCTAGGGGCagtgggggacaggctggggacatggaagcattcccactggaggaagcctctgacagagagggagaagttgttCAAAAAGAGACTAACTGTGGGCACAGTACTCTGCAGAAGTGAGGTGGGATCAACTTCATTCATAGGAGGGTtagcttcagtgaaaagaaagaaatctcgcttcctccGAGACAGGAGGGCAAGTGGGATAAATGAATATCGGCACGTGTACCAAGTTTGCCAGTACAAAGGTGAGAGGAAGTTGAGAGATTGCCAGTGTCGTTTCAGTGCCTCTGATTAGTCCCATAAAGTAGAGAGTTGAACCTTGCGGGGAGAGTCGTTCTTAGGGTACTAGAGAGTGCTGAGTTCTTTGGGGAATGGGAGCCGAATTTCACGAAGAACATACAATCTCAATACCCGTGTTTGAAAACACAGTAGAGTTTGGAGGGCATGGGCGAATCTGAGCTGTCAATCTGATAACCCTTCAGAGAGTAAACAGACTctttaaaactggacatttttctttttgtcaaatggCATATACACTCTTCTACAGAGGTAACAACAAATCACAGCTTACCTCTCTAATCTTTGCTCAGCTGTTAACTCCACCCAGTTCTTTGTAGGGTAGACatttgatacatgtaaaagaaaccatgaaatcaTCTCACAAACCGGCAGGTTTAGAGGAGCCCCAGGGatacagacacaggcaggtcttcccaccttaaaaccaaaagaattgactAAGCTGCAGATTAtgtaagacagaaatgaataatgaaatgataatggaGATGTGAAAAATGGGGGATATGAAAAGGACTACcctttgtatgcatgtgtgttccttaaaaaggcactaaaatatgGGAATACTTGACAGCTAGCTGTCAAGCCCCTTTGGACTGCCTGTcctgctgtgccacgcagcagccactgggaggctctcttgaccaccagtttttatcttcaagttcatgccACAGAAGGACTGGTGACACTGAAGAGAAGGTAAAGATGTGCTCAGGCTTACCAGAATTTTACACACTCAAGCGTTATGTAAAATCGCCATGCAACCACCACCAGTCTTGTAGTTAACATTGCACGTGATAGGCACTCAAGCATTTACTGAACAGTTGAAGTCGACACTGGGCTGTATGTGCTGCCCTTGACAAGTGGGAaggtaataaataatacaatgcgtgtctttagaatgccctttgctgagatgtcctttcattcctgtgaccaaaattgggttggaaattcacacgggcagagtagaaatatcagactaacagaaatatctgacttacaactgtgacctggcctctggccttggcttggctgagcaaagtctttgtagaacctaggaataaaaggggtgtcaaaaagagatgaaatctgTCATTCCTAACAATTCTTATCACAGCACTTAAACTGAACTAAAATCAAAGATCAGTGCTCTACTTTTGCAGGTTTACTTAGAAAGGCTTTTAACTTATGCTGAGATCGACATTTGccccactaactggaaaagaattgTTTTGGGAGCCATTCTTCTTGCCTCCAGGCTTTGGGACGATGATGCTGTACGGGATGTGGAGTACAGCCAGATCCTCAAGGACGTTACAGTTGAGGACATGTGAGTTTGTAAGGTTACCGTGAACTTTCTAACCATTTTCCAATACCTCATTTGCTctcataaagtttacatttttaagaaatgttacattttaagaaaggttaccttgtgcagagagctgaaataaacataaaattacagacTTCTTTCTATCTAGCTGTAGTATAACAATTTGTATTTCCCCTCATTAATTGGTAGGTCTTGATGTGTTATTGTTGTAATAATATTCTGCttgataaattgaaattatttttctggtggtttttgcCAAACATTTTACAAGCTCACTACCAGAACAACATGGTACAGTAAGTAACTTCACAGCTTTCTTAAAGCTGTCTACCAGGTCCAGTCCATTTTTAAGGGGCACATGCCTGGTCTTTGCAGCAAGTGGCCACTGTTAAGGTCTTAGGGCCTCTAGACTACTGACAGGTTATAATTTCAACCTGAGTCACAcattgtgtatttgcttttgctggtctttttctccttttgatctgAGGTTCTGTTGTTACAGAAACTATGATGTACAGGTAGCCACATATAAAGGTTTCAGATCCCTGtgttcctgtctcctcccctaaAGTCTGCTGAGTTAGGAAACACCTACCTCTCAGGTAGTCCGGGAAGCATCCCTGGGGCCTCACCCAGGGCACTCAGCAAACACAGCGGCACTTTGTGGGGCCTTGAGTTAACTAGGCAGGTTCTCCTCACAGATGGCATGCTCACATGGGCATGAAACGCCAGGCTTCCAATCTGGCTCTGGTGAAGGGCCCCaagggtgggaagcaggatgaGCCAGAGAGATAATTCCAGCAGACTCTCGAAGTGCCCGCTTGACAGTGAACCTGTCTTTGTGGGTGGCATTCAGGAAAATGGGAAAGAACACCTCTTGATTATATTGGACAGCAGAGGCCGATCAAGATGGCAGGCAGGGgcaagagtttgtttttgttacctttgcccCTTACTCTGGATAATTCACAATTACCAAAGTGCATATTTACAGCTGAAGCGAGGAAAGTTGTGACTAAGAGAAGGGACCAGTGACTGTCAGTAGCTGTCAAAGTGGCTTTTGGTGAAAATGCCCACTTTGGTGATCATGTAAACCAGGTGGTCATGGTGATATTGCTGGTAGCAATCTTAGCAAACAGTGTAACAGCAgataatgaatttgaaatgaagAGAAGTACTTTTGGAAGTTGCAGAAACTAAAGTGACGTTGACCAACACTATCATCAGTCTTTAAACTGGtcccttgaaggaaggaaaatttgtaaTCGTGAACACCATCCCTGCCATGATGGCAGCTGAAATTTTCTCAGAATCTGCAACTGAGCTGACTGGGGCTCTGGTTCCAGGTACAACATCCGAGAACATGCAGGGAAACGTGTGGGTGTTCATAGACATTGAGCCCAGGAGCATTGGCGGCACTGTCCAGCTATGAAGAAACTAATTCTAAACAACGCTTTTCTGTGTAGAACGGAGAATCACCAGGAGTTATGTTTATAATAGGCTGCTTTTGTTTATGATCTTTGGGAGTTGGAAAGCATTACAACAAAGTGTCTAATACACATGTGTTTCATCCCTCTGCTGTTGACTACTATTTGTAATGGTCTCATTTTGAGTCTGAATTGAAAAATTGCTGTCTATcagcttttccttaaaactttctaacatctctgtgtcttgttaaatatatatttcccttcaaaAGAGTAAGTTAAACTGAGCAGCTGCCGTTCAGACAGTTTGCTGCGCCTGTAAGTGGTAGGCTCTTCAGCCACCTAgccatttaaaaacagcaaaaaacacagaagatgcatattctgtaggcataatgcttttcttcagtgattaaagctctattaatagacatgttaatcctatgaagtactgtatttccacacaattaaaatgtattagtggagaaaatataaaagggatcgtgaagtgcatttattcctgtagtaaattaagtcctgattagctgattatcaaaacattatctgatttacatttctatcGACTTCTGGCCGTATGAACaggaaatgaattttggaagTAGGTTCAGTTAGGTTTAAAGTTCAACAAATGAGAAACCTCATTTCTGCTCATACTCTGCTCTCCATACAGGAGAACATGgagcatttgttgatttatccaatggataaaatattaacactttaaaaccaagaaaccaaatgtattgtaaaataagccacttgcatgtttgtttgggtatttatcatttttatataatcaactctctaaagtgattgctgtgaaaagtggtaagatttactctaattttatatttatttacttaaacatttggcAAGCAAATGGCTGGATATGGTCATATAGCAGAAGCCTGCTCCCAGCACTCTACTTTCCCACTTCATTGAATTCGCCCTCTGTGGGCGTGTGCAGTCTGTCCTGGCAAGGGGCGGTAGGTCTGAACATTCTGGGCTGCTCTCCTAACACCGGGGGAAACAACTGCTCTATCAGAGGTCGTGTCGTAAAGTGGGTTTAGTCTAGCTGAGACATAATCTTACTGCCTTCCTAAGCTTCAAAAGTGCATCCTGTCCTGTCATGGTGACGACAACTCACCCTAGTAAGGTTTTAAGGTGAACAGAAACTTGCATTATGCCCTTTGACACAGCCCCatgcacggggtgggggtggggggattccctttcccatcgaatgtagcttatttatttatttacttgagatgAATCCTTGTTGCCTCAAGAGTTTTCCCCCCTCAGAGATAACAGCAGTGGCTCTCGATGGATCCCTTGGTTGCCGTGGTGATGTGCCCACGCCTTGTGTTGGCTCGTCTCCACCTCAGTGAgccccttcctgtcctcagcccGGTGCAAATGTCTGCAAGCTCTTCAGAGCTAATAAACAGCATCcatcattcctttcatctgatcaCGATAGCGGGGCCTCGTGAGTGAGTGTGGAGCATGACTCGTACAGCTGCACTAATGGAACTCTGAAGACTGAGCCCCTGAGTCAGCAGCATGAGTGCATAAGAGGGCCATATCCTCTTCCCCCGTGTCCCAGACTCAAAGTGCTGGGACGCAGAAAGGACCACAAATAGCTGTACCTTGTTTGAACATTAGGGTATTAATCCAGCTGGGTAGCCATTATTTGTTTCAAAACAGTATTTAGAGCCATCCTAGTAGCTCAGAATGGTATTTTTGAAGATAGCCCAGTTGACTAAAATTGTCCTGTGTTGgttttgtcttctcctcctcccccaggaatgaGATGGAAAGGCACGTCCTGGAGCTACTTCACTTTAATATTAATgttcctttcagtgtgtatgCCAAATACTACTTTGACCTTCGCTCCTTAGCACATGACAACAACCTGAATGTTCTATTCACTCCTCTTACCAAACAAAGAGCACGGAACTACGAGGTAAGGCTGTGAAATCACTAACTGGGGTTTTCTGTCAGCCACCGAAGCCACATCTGTAGCTAAATTATATTAAGCAgtgattaggaaaatggaaagctgttaacagtttgaagagcttattgacccgttggcatcatatttcctgtgtcttttatggtttatacagggatcccacattataaaaaaaaaaattgtctcttctgtaaccataattcagaatactttaaatcatatttaatctgttcttaatggttttccatttgaacctctacacttacatataaccgtacatgaataatttcttaaaattgtatccctaatcatatgtacctacataatctacttaccactcttaactgtctttttttttttttaataattgatgttttggactatttctactgtcttgatattttgaataaataaataaatgtatttatttatttatggctgcattgggtcttcgctgctgcacgcgagctttctctagctgcggcgggcgggggctgctcttcattgcggtgcgcaggcttctcattgcagtggctgcccttgttgcagagcacgggctctagagcgcagggtcagtagttgtggcgcacaggcttagttgctcctcggcatgtgggatcttcccggaccagggctcaaacccgtgtcccctgcattggcaggcggattcttaaccactgcgccaccagggaattccctcttaactgttttttactcagcttgcagttcgtgtgtgtgtgtgtgtgtgtgtgtgtgtgtgtgtgtgtgtgtgtatgtgtatcacagTTCAGTCCCATGAGTTTATTAGACAAAGCATCCGTGGCTAACCTGAGAGACCTATACTTGGAAGGTATAATGTGGATTCAGATACTGGCTGTAGAAAGtacatgagtttttaatataaatggtaacgtacatggaacaaagtaatacttatggcttatgatttttggtgggtatacagcaaaattcacaactgaaatgaacacatttaaaatggaTACTTTCTGTGGTACCTTGGTGGTACTTTAGAATAAGATGTTTTTCTACCATAATTTATGTGCAAGTGAAATAGCACCTTTCAGCGCTTGTCATTAGACCTCTCCTACCTTCAGCACATACCTacctgattaaaattttcttagagtatgtaataactaatgaaaactgaatagaagttGAATAGCTGAGTAAACACTGATTTTGCCCAAGTGTATGTCCATTACGTTTAAGGATCACGTGTGTAGGTAACAGATGATATTGCTATTAGGAGCCTATCATTAGGAacccaatttttaagtaactctaagTTATTAGGGCAAGTTACCCCTTGCCCCAGCAATCTAATCATAGCCCTTAAAGGTTATTACCTTAGGGAATTGTCAGTTAGTGTAGATATCAGCTATCCAAAGTAGCAGTAACTATGAACTATCTAAACGAATGTAGATGTGTGGCTTATCGatgatgctttttttgtttttttaaggtccgaacatttttttttccccctaattataCCTATGTTCTACCTGATTGACTTTCCTAGGCCATTTCCAGATTGTGTGACGACGAATACAAAGACGTGTGTAGAGCTGCTATGAGAAAGTCTTTCAGCGCTGATCATTTCATTGGTATTCGGCGCTCCAATGCCATCCTCTCTTAAGGGAGAAGTGAGGGGTTGTAACATCATAAACCCCTCGAAACAAGGACTGGAGAAATAGCAcctctcctgctcagaaaccAGCAAAGTTAGTATTTTCACCTTAAAGAAAGACATTGAATTCAAGAGACTCATGGACAAGCGAAGATTATGCTCATAGGAAAGAACGGGACCTCGTCAATGTAACACgctcttctgtcctttttattgtAAACAGAGTTACAAAAACCACTCCAAAGCTAAAAGCTCCCAATCCATGCACAGATATCTGCTCCCAATCGACACACAGATATCTGATAGCTGAGAACTATGtgaggttttttaattaatagcttaaatttttagactttaaagactttagactttaactatataaagacttttaactatttaaagactttagactttaactatataaagacttttaactatttaaagactttagactttaactatataacttctatgtttttcttgcctcactgtcccatactgctgcatattcctttagaatcagtgcagtattaccatcaaaaaatgggactccaaaaaaaaacaaaaaaaaaaacaaaaaaaagaaaaaaacaaaaaaaaacaaaaaaagaaaaaaacaaaaaaaaacaaaaaaaagaaaaaacaaaaaaacaaaaaaagaaaaaaacaaaaaaaaacaaaagaaacaaaaaaacaaaaaaaagaaaaaaacaaaaaaagaaaaaacaaaaaaacaaaaaaagaaaacaaaaaaaaaacaaaaagaaaaaaacaaaaaaaacgaacaaaagaaaaaaacaaaaaaacgaacaaaagaaaaaaacaaagaaaaacgaaaacaaacaaacaaacaaaaacaaaaaaaacaaaaagaaaaaacaaaaaaaacaaaaaaaaacaaaaagaaaaaaacaaaaaaaacgaacaaaagaaaaaaacaaaaaaacgaacaaaagaaaaaaacaaagaaaaacgaaaacaaacaaaaaaacaaaaaaaaacaaaaaaaagaaaaaacaaaaaaaagaaaaaacaaaaaaaacaaaaagaaaaaaacaaaaaaacgaacaaaagaaaaaaacaaagaaaaacgaaaacaaacaaaaaaaaaacaaaaacaaaaaaagaaaaaacaaaaaaaagaaaaaaacaaaaaaaacaaaagaaaaaacaaaaaaaacaaaaaaaagaaaaaaacaaaacaaaaaaaagaaaaaaacaaaaaagaaagaaaaaaacaaacaaaaacaaacaaacaaacaaacaaacaaaaaaaacacacacaaaaaaaacatggGACTCCTAACAACTCATAAAGCCAAACTTCGGAACAGACTGTTGTAGCATCGTTAGGTTTTGCAGGGTTCTTCCTCCCTACTATATCATTGAAGCTGCTAGTCATTATTGGCAATCAATTTAAACCAAAAAGCTGCTGAATAACACATGTCATCCAAATTCTTTGCAGGCAGTACTTATTAGCATATTAGCATGCTTGCGATCATAAACAGAGAAAGTAGGTTATTTCCTTCTATTGGGTCCATGCTGCATTTCTTGTTAACTATAATGGTGCTTCTGATTTTGtgatgattttcctctttgttctatacttgtattaaaggatattttcataattccagCCAACATGGTGGTCCAGTAATTAACAAGCCGGTGATGAAATAGAAGGTGTCCCAAAAGTCTTACAacaattttaagctttaatataGTGTGCTTGGATACTCCAGAACACTGTCGCAGAAGTATAAATGCTAGACTGGCAAAACATCACTTGAAACtttaatcgaatttcttctaaactcatttacttttgtacattttaaacattaagcttttattttttaattttttatttttttaaattaatgaatttatttaatggcgtgttgggtcgtttctgtgtgagggctttctctagttgtggcaagcgggggccactcttcatcgcggtgcgcgggcctctcactgtcgcaggctctcttgttggggacacaggttcgagccctggcttgggaaggcccgtgagccacaattactgagcctgcgcgtctggagcctgtgctccgcaacaagagaggccgcgataatgagaggcccgcgcaccgcgatgaagagtggcccccacttgccacaactagagaaagccctcgcacagaaacgaagacccaacacagccataaataaataaatacataaattgtaaaaaataaaaaataaaacaataaacgcttaacgtttaaaatttacaaaactaaatgagtttagaagaaattcgattaaactttcaaatgatgtttTGTAAGTTTGTGGCATTTATACTTCTACAAGTATCAAAGCTTAAAATTGCACTAAGACTTGAGGGGatacctcccctcctctttttaaaatagtcctttgCAAGGCTGGGCTGCTTACCTGCTTGATcacctaagtttcttttttctagatttggtAAAGGAATTATGAACAACAGTGTTAATTCACATGTAATAAACTGAAAGGAACTGGACCCTAATAGTAGGGACAGGAGAGTAAGTGATACGAAACAGCTTTTCTATCCTGTGTGTTAACCTGGCTGTAGGTGTCTCACTTCAATTTCTATTTAAGAGGAAACATATAAACCTTAGGAACCCTTACCTCAGGCTTTAAAAGGCGGGAGGTCCAGTAATCAGTCTTTTTGGAGATTGGTAACGATGTCACct encodes the following:
- the LOC130707601 gene encoding cyclin-Y-like protein 1 isoform X1, with the protein product MGNSLSCCLSPNASPKLGRRRGSAEPDCESEVYKAAAGNAVAVAPAAATVEPAELDFAGGEGHHLQHISDREMPEDLALEPNPSDHPRASTIFLSKSQTAVRQKRKSNHLNHVSPGQLTKKYNSCSTIFLDDSIVRQPNLRTTLKRMTLAIYYHIKNRAADRSLDIFDERLHPLTREKIPEEYFEHDPEHEFIYRFVYTLFSAALLTAECAVVTLVYLERLLTYAEIDICPTNWKRIVLGAILLASRLWDDDAVRDVEYSQILKDVTVEDMNEMERHVLELLHFNINVPFSVYAKYYFDLRSLAHDNNLNVLFTPLTKQRARNYEAISRLCDDEYKDVCRAAMRKSFSADHFIGIRRSNAILS
- the LOC130707601 gene encoding cyclin-Y-like protein 1 isoform X2 — protein: MGNSLSCCLSPNASPKLGRRRGSAEPDCESEVYKAAAGNAVAVAPAAATVEPAELDFAGGEGHHLQHISDREMPEDLALEPNPSDHPRASTIFLSKSQTAVRQKRKSNHLNHYDLSNILPHKEQREKIPEEYFEHDPEHEFIYRFVYTLFSAALLTAECAVVTLVYLERLLTYAEIDICPTNWKRIVLGAILLASRLWDDDAVRDVEYSQILKDVTVEDMNEMERHVLELLHFNINVPFSVYAKYYFDLRSLAHDNNLNVLFTPLTKQRARNYEAISRLCDDEYKDVCRAAMRKSFSADHFIGIRRSNAILS